The Daucus carota subsp. sativus chromosome 7, DH1 v3.0, whole genome shotgun sequence genome window below encodes:
- the LOC108194459 gene encoding uncharacterized protein LOC108194459, giving the protein MLQQILVLLLSLILVVLFIVTGSHLTIVVSCKGVRGSAELLQKNDASEEAVLVNNVHTAAVRELKLKTGWKIAVDKVHSRRDSFLSPTQRSSSTAREKVESPAEIADRKRELKVGRRSLIVKEKKNESGFVAYSADYGKPRHHPPKNN; this is encoded by the exons TTCTAGTAGTTTTGTTTATAGTTACTGGAAGTCACTTGACAATAGTAGTTTCTTGTAAAG GTGTCAGGGGTTCAGCAGAACTGTTGCAGAAAAATGATGCTAGTGAAGAAGCG GTTCTTGTTAATAATGTGCATACAGCAGCCGTTAGAgaactgaagttgaaaactgGCTGGAAAATAGCGGTTGACAAAGTTCATAGCAGACGTGACAGTTTCTTAAGTCCAACCCAGAGAAGCTCAAGTACTGCTAGAGAAAAGGTTGAAAGCCCAGCAGAGATTGCAGATAGGAAACGTGAGCTGAAAGTTGGACGAAGAAGTCTAATTGTCAAGGAGAAGAAGAATGAGTCTGGTTTTGTTGCTTACAGTGCAGATTACGGCAAACCAAGACATCATCCACCTAAGAATAACTGA